One segment of Paraburkholderia bonniea DNA contains the following:
- a CDS encoding sugar ABC transporter substrate-binding protein gives MNSRLRFRRRTLAAVAAMVATLAAPLSPANAQASAATPAAPARKPRVALVMKSLANEFFLTMENGAKDYQKHNPQLFELVTNGIKDETDTANQIRIVEQMIVSKADAIVLAPADSKALVPVVKKAVDAGIIVVNIDNRLDPAVLKSKNLNVPFVGPDNRKGALKIGQYLVQKLKPGDEAAIIEGVSTTTNAQQRTAGFREALQQAGVKLVSVQSGAWEIDKGNAVAAAMLNEYPNLKALLAGNDNMALGAVSAVRAAGRQGKVYVVGYDNINAIHPMLKDGRVLATADQYAAKQAVFGIDTALKALSGHKKQSELSGVVETPVDLVTK, from the coding sequence ATGAACTCACGCCTTCGCTTTCGCCGCCGCACGCTGGCGGCGGTCGCTGCCATGGTCGCCACGCTTGCCGCACCGCTGTCGCCTGCCAATGCGCAAGCCAGTGCCGCGACGCCTGCCGCCCCAGCCAGGAAACCCAGGGTCGCCCTGGTGATGAAATCGCTGGCTAACGAATTTTTCCTCACGATGGAAAACGGCGCGAAGGACTACCAGAAGCACAATCCGCAGCTGTTCGAGCTGGTTACCAACGGCATCAAGGATGAAACCGATACCGCGAACCAGATCCGCATCGTCGAGCAGATGATCGTGTCGAAAGCGGATGCGATCGTGCTGGCCCCAGCGGATTCGAAAGCGCTGGTGCCGGTCGTCAAGAAAGCGGTGGATGCCGGAATCATCGTCGTGAACATTGATAACCGGCTTGATCCAGCGGTGCTGAAGTCGAAAAACCTGAACGTGCCGTTTGTCGGCCCGGACAACCGCAAGGGCGCGCTGAAGATTGGCCAGTATCTGGTGCAAAAGCTCAAGCCAGGCGATGAGGCGGCCATCATCGAAGGCGTGTCTACCACCACCAATGCGCAACAGCGCACGGCGGGCTTTCGTGAAGCGCTGCAGCAAGCGGGCGTGAAGCTCGTCTCGGTTCAGTCGGGCGCGTGGGAAATCGACAAGGGCAATGCCGTGGCAGCCGCGATGCTCAACGAATACCCGAACCTCAAGGCGTTGCTCGCGGGCAACGACAACATGGCGCTGGGCGCGGTGTCGGCGGTCCGCGCGGCAGGGCGGCAAGGCAAGGTGTATGTGGTCGGCTACGACAACATCAACGCGATCCATCCGATGCTCAAGGACGGCCGGGTGCTAGCCACCGCAGACCAGTACGCCGCCAAACAGGCCGTATTTGGTATCGACACCGCACTCAAGGCGCTGAGCGGCCACAAGAAGCAGTCGGAGTTGTCCGGCGTGGTCGAGACGCCGGTCGATCTGGTGACGAAATAA
- a CDS encoding sugar ABC transporter ATP-binding protein: protein MNASPDAPARTVLSVTGLGKTYAEPVLADVTLALQAGEVLALTGENGAGKSTLSKLIGGLVQPDAGSMRLAERPYAPASRKAAEALGVRMVMQELNLLPTLSIAENLFLNRLPQSSRWRPGWIDRRRLRVDARQAMAQVGLDTLDPDTLVGELGIGHQQMVEIARNLIDDCRVLILDEPTAMLSSHEVALLFEQIERLKARGVAMVYISHRLEELAQIAQRIAVLRDGQLVHQGPMAHLTSEQIVTLMAGRVLGEQIDLGPRTLGAPLLQVKGIGRAAAVREVSFEVRAGEIFGISGLIGAGRTELLRLIFGADPKTHGTVALALTPGATPQPVTINSPADAVRHGMALITEDRKGEGLLLSQPVAANVALGNLRCVARHGWIDRASEHALAQRQIDAMRIRTSGPEQPVGELSGGNQQKVVIGRWLARECKVLLFDEPTRGIDVAAKFDIYALLGALAREGRALVVVSSELRELMLICDRIGVMSAGRMDAIFTRANWSQDALLAAALAGYRGDAATPHVAPIPTPSAEHFS from the coding sequence ATGAATGCTTCCCCTGATGCTCCCGCGCGGACTGTGCTGTCCGTGACCGGTTTGGGTAAAACCTATGCCGAGCCAGTGCTGGCCGATGTCACGCTGGCTTTGCAAGCTGGTGAAGTGCTGGCGTTGACCGGCGAAAACGGTGCAGGCAAAAGCACGCTGTCCAAGCTGATTGGCGGCCTGGTGCAGCCGGATGCCGGTTCCATGCGCCTGGCGGAGCGTCCCTATGCGCCAGCCAGCCGCAAGGCAGCGGAAGCGCTGGGCGTGCGGATGGTGATGCAGGAGCTCAACTTGCTGCCAACGCTGAGCATCGCCGAAAATCTTTTTCTCAATCGCTTGCCGCAATCCAGCCGCTGGCGGCCGGGCTGGATCGACCGCCGCCGTCTGCGCGTTGACGCCCGTCAGGCGATGGCCCAGGTCGGATTGGATACGCTCGATCCCGACACGCTGGTGGGCGAGTTAGGCATCGGGCATCAGCAGATGGTCGAGATCGCGCGCAATCTGATTGACGACTGCCGCGTGCTGATTCTCGATGAACCAACCGCGATGCTGAGCTCGCACGAAGTAGCGTTGCTGTTCGAGCAGATCGAGCGGCTCAAGGCGCGCGGCGTGGCCATGGTGTACATCTCGCACCGGCTCGAAGAACTGGCGCAAATTGCCCAGCGCATCGCGGTGTTGCGCGATGGACAACTGGTGCATCAAGGGCCGATGGCACATCTGACGAGCGAGCAAATCGTCACCTTGATGGCGGGGCGCGTGCTGGGCGAGCAGATTGATCTCGGGCCGCGCACGCTCGGCGCGCCGCTGTTGCAGGTCAAAGGCATCGGGCGCGCGGCAGCGGTGCGAGAGGTGTCGTTCGAGGTGCGCGCAGGCGAAATTTTTGGCATCAGCGGCTTGATTGGCGCGGGGCGCACCGAGCTGTTGCGGCTGATTTTTGGCGCGGACCCAAAGACCCACGGCACGGTCGCACTGGCTCTGACACCGGGTGCCACGCCCCAGCCAGTGACGATCAATTCGCCAGCGGATGCAGTGCGTCACGGCATGGCGCTGATTACTGAAGACCGCAAAGGCGAAGGCCTGCTGCTGTCGCAACCGGTGGCGGCGAACGTGGCGCTGGGCAACTTGCGCTGCGTCGCGCGTCACGGCTGGATCGACCGCGCCAGCGAGCACGCGCTGGCGCAACGCCAGATCGACGCGATGCGGATTCGCACCTCAGGCCCGGAGCAGCCCGTGGGCGAGCTTTCTGGCGGAAATCAGCAAAAAGTGGTGATCGGACGCTGGCTGGCGCGCGAGTGCAAGGTGCTGCTGTTCGATGAACCCACCCGTGGCATCGACGTCGCCGCCAAATTCGACATTTACGCCTTGCTCGGCGCGCTAGCGCGCGAAGGGCGGGCCTTGGTGGTGGTGTCGAGCGAGCTGCGCGAACTGATGCTGATCTGCGACCGGATTGGCGTGATGTCAGCGGGGCGCATGGATGCCATCTTTACGCGCGCGAACTGGTCGCAGGATGCACTGCTGGCCGCCGCGCTCGCGGGCTATCGCGGCGACGCCGCGACCCCGCATGTTGCACCGATACCCACGCCATCAGCGGAGCATTTTTCATGA